A window of Corythoichthys intestinalis isolate RoL2023-P3 chromosome 14, ASM3026506v1, whole genome shotgun sequence contains these coding sequences:
- the LOC130929985 gene encoding transmembrane 6 superfamily member 2-like encodes MRLPEELCVLGLSLLAPAVLYTMNNVPALQEPLLILGMGMAILGSILLLLLLLTMPHKKAVDPLFYVFAEFSFTCLVGLTNALEQDGFISGFMSFYLKMGEPHLSTAYAVMMSYWEGVVHFILFLMIIHRMFRGKSYRSLALFWVGSSIAHQLVHIPGVVVGKHGSNIHPAFWRNIPFFLAPFWAAVLLFSRSREMPIITADRIETEQKKSLLSRPLDLQLALLLLAGVAVSVFRGFVVLDCPLDFCFKYIYQFEPYLKDPVGFPKVMMLVYLFYAVPLLTVFICGLVKPGCSWMLDWTVFFAGAAAQAQWCHIGASLHSRTPFTYRVPADKLWTVITFNVLLAVVPALLALHCHNNPAYFMKPVPQGQTDSNKKKK; translated from the exons ATGAGGCTTCCAGAAGAACTGTGCGTGTTAGGCCTCTCACTGCTGGCTCCTGCAGTTTTGTACACTATGAACAATGTCCCTGCACTCCAGGA GCCTCTGCTTATCCTGGGAATGGGAATGGCTATCCTGGGATCTATTCTTCTTCTACTACTCCTTCTAACAATGCCACATAAGAAGGCAGTAGACCCTTTATTTTATG TGTTTGCAGAGTTTTCTTTCACTTGTTTGGTGGGCTTGACCAATGCACTGGAGCAGGATGGCTTCATATCAGGCTTCATGAGCTTCTACCTCAAGATG GGAGAGCCTCATCTGAGTACTGCCTATGCTGTCATGATGTCATACTGGGAAGGTGTCGTTCATTTTATTCTCTTCCTAATGATCATTCACCGCATGTTCAGAGG AAAGTCCTACCGCAGTCTGGCACTGTTTTGGGTGGGATCCTCCATCGCGCATCAGCTTGTTCACATCCCTGGGGTGGTTGTGG gtaaacacGGATCAAACATTCATCCAGCTTTTTGGAGAAACATCCCCTTCTTTTTAGCACCTTTCTGGGCAGCTGTCCTTCTTTTTAGCAGGTCAAGAGAGATGCCAATCATCACAGCAGACagg ATCGAAaccgaacaaaaaaaaagtttgctctCCCGTCCTCTTGACCTGCAACTTGCACTATTGCTACTCGCAGGTGTGGCCGTCTCTGTTTTTAGAGGCTTT GTGGTGCTGGATTGTCCTCTAGACTTTTGCTTTAAATACATCTATCAGTTTGAACCGTATCTCAAAGATCCAGTGGGCTTCCCCAAAGTCATG ATGCTGGTCTATTTGTTCTACGCTGTCCCCTTACTGACAGTCTTCATCTGTGGTCTGGTAAAACCAGGATGCAGCTGGATGCTGGATTGGACTGTCTTCTTCGCTGGAGCTGCTGCTCAG GCCCAGTGGTGCCACATCGGAGCATCTCTACACTCCCGCACTCCCTTCACGTACCGAGTCCCTGCAGACAAATTGTGGACCGTTATCACCTTCAATGTGCTCCTTGCTGTTGTGCCCGCTCTGCTGGCTTTGCACTGCCACAATAATCCTGCCTATTTCATGAAACCTGTTCCCCAAGGACAAACCGATAGCAACAAGAAGAAAAAGTAG